One window of Papaver somniferum cultivar HN1 chromosome 9, ASM357369v1, whole genome shotgun sequence genomic DNA carries:
- the LOC113311357 gene encoding aspartic proteinase nepenthesin-2-like → MGIKALFCILFIISLSHSILSKPGDKKPSGLTLKLIHRDSIESNDLSRIEKFRKIVDRSKLRANSLMSLTAASEENPTEVQPPFSYESSSYVVHLSVGTPPTVDSYLILDTAAELTWLQCDGCIGCFKQEQRLYNPDDSSTYKLVPCDHPLCEPYECNHNHCKFKEWDSTDVHVEGFMSIDRFDFDRYGFERNSTVLDEVVFGCAYGTVGFGFEDNPDNKIDGVFGLGPGPRSFASQFAPQGVFGYCLADWHFGPPEYPGKLMLGDDALLPISGHVQITPIVQTDARSYFLKLADIQINTNCLGFEPGKFDRAINGHGGFIIDSGTSISYFANDVYDRVRQVFVDYMKTLGLPEMDASSHHLDLCWHMPNGFPSNLPSMTLYLQDNEYPDEPADCGNQVGAQFIIDPMGLFHIEEKEDPHLCLGIMRSNGTDPTLNILGAKQQIGNKFSFDGHNKTLSWMTWDCDLPPK, encoded by the coding sequence atgggCATAAAAGCTCTCTTTTGCATTCTGTTCATTATCTCATTGAGTCACTCCATTTTATCGAAGCCTGGTGATAAGAAACCATCCGGTCTCACTCTTAAACTCATTCACAGAGACTCCATTGAATCAAACGACCTTTCCCGCATTGAAAAGTTCCGAAAAATCGTCGATCGGTCAAAACTTCGAGCTAAtagtttgatgagtttaacaGCAGCttctgaagaaaaccccacaGAGGTCCAACCTCCATTTTCATATGAATCGTCGAGTTACGTAGTGCATCTCTCTGTTGGTACACCTCCAACCGTAGATTCGTACCTGATTTTAGATACCGCTGCCGAACTTACTTGGCTCCAGTGCGATGGTTGCATCGGCTGTTTTAAACAAGAACAACGTCTGTATAATCCTGATGACTCTTCTACATACAAATTGGTTCCTTGTGATCACCCATTGTGTGAACCTTATGAATGTAATCATAATCATTGCAAATTCAAAGAATGGGATAGTACGGATGTGCATGTTGAAGGTTTTATGTCCATAGATCGTTTTGATTTTGATCGTTATGGTTTTGAGAGAAATTCTACTGTTCTTGACGAAGTTGTGTTCGGTTGTGCATATGGAACCGTCGGGTTTGGCTTCGAAGACAATCCCGATAACAAAATCGATGGCGTATTCGGTTTGGGCCCGGGTCCTCGTTCATTCGCTTCTCAGTTTGCTCCTCAGGGAGTTTTCGGTTATTGTTTAGCAGATTGGCACTTTGGACCCCCTGAGTATCCAGGTAAATTGATGTTAGGGGATGACGCACTACTCCCCATCAGTGGCCATGTTCAAATAACACCGATTGTGCAGACAGATGCCAGAAGCTATTTCTTGAAGTTGGCCGATATTCAAATAAATACAAATTGTTTAGGTTTTGAACCGGGTAAATTCGACCGTGCAATTAATGGGCATGGTGGCTTTATTATAGATTCTGGAACGTCGATTAGTTACTTCGCAAATGATGTCTATGATCGTGTGAGGCAAGTATTTGTTGATTATATGAAAACTCTTGGCTTGCCAGAGATGGACGCATCATCACACCACTTGGATTTGTGTTGGCATATGCCAAATGGTTTCCCAAGTAACCTTCCATCTATGACATTATATTTACAAGATAACGAGTATCCTGATGAACCAGCTGATTGCGGAAATCAAGTAGGAGCACAGTTTATAATCGATCCAATGGGTCTTTTCCATATCGAAGAGAAGGAAGATCCTCATTTGTGTCTTGGGATTATGCGTAGTAATGGTACAGATCCTACATTAAACATTTTGGGAGCTAAGCAACAAATTGGTAACAAGTTCTCTTTCGATGGACACAATAAGACACTCTCGTGGATGACATGGGATTGTGATCTACCACCTAAATAA